The genomic stretch CGCACAGTTCGCCGCCAACCGCACTGCGGCGAAGCGGCTCGGCGAGCTGATGGATCGGTACGGCATCGAGGACTCGCTCGCGGCGATGGACGCGCTGAAGGACTACTCGGAGCGGCGTACGAGGGACGCCATCGCGTCGATGCCCGACGGTGAGTACACCGCGGTCGAGACGCTCGACACCTCGCCGTGGGGTGGCGACACCGCGAACGTCGTGGTGCGGGTGGTGGTCGCCTTCGACCACATCCACCTCGACTTCACCGGCACGGACGGACAGATCCGCGGCAACGTCAACTGCCCGCTGGCGTCCACGATCTCGGCCGCGCAGAGCGCGATCAGGTGCATGCTCGGCGGCGAGGACATCCCGTTCAACGAGGGCAGCAACCGGCCGCTCACCCTGGACGTGCCGTACGGCAGCGTCCTCAACCCGCGCCCGCCCGCCGCGGTCAGGGCGCGGCTGACGCCCGCTAGCCGCGTGTTCAACGCGATTGTCCGCGCGCTCGGCGACCCGTTGCCTGAACGCTCGGTGGCCACCGGGTTCGACACGACCACGGCGTTCGCGATGAGCCACCTGGCGAGCGAGACGGGTGACTACCAGGTGGTGTTGGAGATCCTCGGCGGCGGCTGGGGTGCCTGCGCCGACCACGAGGGCGCGGACGCCCTCGACAACCCGATCTCCAACTGTGCCAACGCTCCCGTCGAAGCGTTGGAGACCGACTACACCCACCTGCGGATCGTCGAGTACGCCATGGCGGACGGCACCGAAGGTGCGGGCCGGCACGACGGCGGGCGCGGCATCCGCCGCGTCTACGAGGCGCAGTGCGACGGCGTGGCCGTATCCGGGTACGCGGACAGACACCGGCATCCGGCCGCCGGCCTGCACGGCGGTGGGCCAGGTGGCACCGGGCAGTTCATGATCCACCGCGTCGGTGGTGCCACCGAAGAACTGCCGTGTGTGTTCAAGGCGGTGCTCGACAAGGGAGACCGGATCGCAGTCGTCACCGGTGGCGGCGGCGGATACGGCGACCAACTGGCAGACGGGGACCAAGGGAAGGAGTGACGTGACCGAGACACGACAACGACGAACGGGGCAGCGCAACAGTCGCTGGGACGAGTAGCGTCGGCGCAAGCCATAGGTACGACCATCGAGTGGTACGACTTCTTCATCTACGGCACCGCCGCCGCGCTGGTCTTCAACAAGGTCTTCTTCCCCGAGATGACCCCGCTGATCGGCGTGATGCTCGCGATGGTCACGTACGGCGTCGGCTTCCTCGCGCGACCCGTCGGCGCAGTGCTGTTCGGCCACTTCGGTGACCGGGTCGGCAGGAAGATCGCGCTCATCGTCACGTTGCTGATGATGGGGCTCGCGACCACCGCGATCGGTCTGATCCCGTCGTATGCGTCGATCGGCGTGTGGGCGCCGCTGCTGCTCGGCTTCCTGCGGTTGGTGCAGGGTGTCGCTGCAGGCGGCGAGTGGGGTGGTGCCGCACTGATCGGCATCGAGCACGTGGACGCGCGCCGCAAGACGCTGTTCGGCTCGTTCGCCCAGGTCGGTTCGCCGCTGGCGCTGCTGCTGGCCACCGGTGTCTTCCTCGGTCTCCAGCAACTGCCGCCCGAGGCCTTCGAGACATGGGGCTGGCGCGTGCCGTTCCTGTTCTCTGCCGTGCTGCTGCCGGTCGGCTTCTTCATCAGGCGGAGGATCCACGAGTCGCCCGACTTCGAGGCGGTGTCGCGCGACAAGCAGGTCAGCAGGGTGCCCGTGGTCGAGCTGCTCGCCAAGCACTGGCGCGCCGTGCTCATCGGTACGGGGTCGTTCGCCGGTGTCTTCGCCACGTACTACGTCTTCACCTCGTTCGTGCTGGCGTACGCGACGAGCACCCTCGGCTTGAGTGCCTCGGTGGCGCTGCCAGGTAACCTCATCGCCGCCGCGACCGAGGCCGTGTTCATCTTCATCGGCGTCGCCGCGGCGGTGCGCTACTCGGCGCGCAAGGTCGCGGTGGTCGGTGCGGTCGGCCTTGTCGTCTGGGCGTTCCCCGGCTTCATGCTCGTCCACACGAAGGAAGCCGGCCTGCTCTACCTGGCGATCATCGTGAGCATGGCGTTCGTCGGCATCACCTACGGTGTGCTCGCGGCGGAGGTCGTGCAGCTGTTCGTCGCACGGGTGCGCTACACGGGCGCGTCGTTGAGCTACCACCTGGCGGCCGTGATCGGTGGCGGGATCATGCCGAGCCTGTCGACCTGGTTGGCGGACAAGACCAGCTCCGTCTGGCCGGTAGCCGCGGCCACCGCGGTCATCGCGGTCGCCATGGTGTTGAGTTGTCTGCTGTTGCCCAAGCAGACGCCCGAGGGCGAGTCCGCGGAACTGGTGGAGGTCGGCGAAGGTCGTGCGTAACGGCGAGGTATCGCACTGGGTGGCGTCCCTTTCTGGGGACGCTACCCGCCGGCCGGCGGTGACCGGCTCCCTGGATCCGGACGTGTGCGTGGTCGGTGCAGGTTTCACCGGGTTGTGGACGGCGTACTACCTGAAGAAGAACCGGCCCGACCTCGACGTCGCCGTGGTCGAGGCTGAGTTCGCCGGCTACGGTGCGTCCGGGCGCAACGGTGGCTGGCTGTCGCCGCTGCTGCCCGGCAACAGGGAGCGGTACGCCGCCGCCCGCGGTGCCGACGAGGTACGACGGCTGCAGCGCGCGATGGCAGCCGGCGTCACGGATGTGCTCGACGTGCTCGCCGAGGAGTCGATCGACTGCGCCGCCCTGCCGACCGGCAACGTGGTCGTCGCGAGGACGCGTGCTGCGATGCAGCGGCTGCGGAAGCGGCGCGCAGGTGACGTGCAGTGGGGTTACGCGGAGGACGACGTCGCAGTCCTGGACGCGACGGGCGTACGCTCCCGGATCGACATCCACGGCGCTGTCGGCGGGCTCCACTACCGCGGTGTAGCACGCATCGACCCGGCGAGACTGGTCAGCGGACTGGCGGCTGCCGTCGAACGCCGGGGCGTTCGGATCTACGAGGACAGCCCGGTGACGGAGATCCGTCCCGGTGCCGTGCGTACCCCTGGTGGCACGGTGACCGCGCCGATCGTGTTGCGCTGCACCGAGGGATACAGCGGTGCGCTGTCCGGGCAGCGGCGCAGGCTGGTGCCGGTGAACAGCTCGATGATCGTGACGCCGCCACTGACCGACGAGCAGTGGCGGCAGCTCGGCTGGGCCGAGGCGGACCTGCTCAGCGACGCCGCACACGTCTTCGTCTACGCGCAGCGCACTGCGGACGGCCGCATCGCGATCGGCGGGCGCGGCAGCCCGTACCGCTACGCGTCGGGTACCTGCGGCACCGGTGAGGTCGACCAACCCACCGTCGAGGTGCTGCGGAACCGGCTGGTCTCGTTCTTCCCCGCGCTCGCCGACACACCGGTCGAGCATGCCTGGCGCGGCGTGCTCGGGGTGTCACGTGACTGGTGTGCCTCCGTCGACTTCGACCGGGAGTCCGGGCTCGGCCAGGCCGGCGGGTACGCGGGACACGGCGTCACGTCCGCGCACGTGGCCGCGCGCTCGCTG from Streptosporangiales bacterium encodes the following:
- a CDS encoding FAD-dependent oxidoreductase, whose amino-acid sequence is MASLSGDATRRPAVTGSLDPDVCVVGAGFTGLWTAYYLKKNRPDLDVAVVEAEFAGYGASGRNGGWLSPLLPGNRERYAAARGADEVRRLQRAMAAGVTDVLDVLAEESIDCAALPTGNVVVARTRAAMQRLRKRRAGDVQWGYAEDDVAVLDATGVRSRIDIHGAVGGLHYRGVARIDPARLVSGLAAAVERRGVRIYEDSPVTEIRPGAVRTPGGTVTAPIVLRCTEGYSGALSGQRRRLVPVNSSMIVTPPLTDEQWRQLGWAEADLLSDAAHVFVYAQRTADGRIAIGGRGSPYRYASGTCGTGEVDQPTVEVLRNRLVSFFPALADTPVEHAWRGVLGVSRDWCASVDFDRESGLGQAGGYAGHGVTSAHVAARSLADLALGRDTDHATLAWVGHRSPSWEPEPLRWGGIHTMYRLFAFSDWWEERRASSRTSLVARFAGKLTGLD
- a CDS encoding MFS transporter; this encodes MGRVASAQAIGTTIEWYDFFIYGTAAALVFNKVFFPEMTPLIGVMLAMVTYGVGFLARPVGAVLFGHFGDRVGRKIALIVTLLMMGLATTAIGLIPSYASIGVWAPLLLGFLRLVQGVAAGGEWGGAALIGIEHVDARRKTLFGSFAQVGSPLALLLATGVFLGLQQLPPEAFETWGWRVPFLFSAVLLPVGFFIRRRIHESPDFEAVSRDKQVSRVPVVELLAKHWRAVLIGTGSFAGVFATYYVFTSFVLAYATSTLGLSASVALPGNLIAAATEAVFIFIGVAAAVRYSARKVAVVGAVGLVVWAFPGFMLVHTKEAGLLYLAIIVSMAFVGITYGVLAAEVVQLFVARVRYTGASLSYHLAAVIGGGIMPSLSTWLADKTSSVWPVAAATAVIAVAMVLSCLLLPKQTPEGESAELVEVGEGRA
- a CDS encoding hydantoinase B/oxoprolinase family protein; the encoded protein is MASALSSRLGIFKAAYGSVTREMAVDLRRAAFSSIVREARDFSVALTDAAGEVVDQAECIPIMTAGISHALRGLSDTVDLAALTPDDALLMNDPYSGGQHLQDVYLFTPIFVRDRLVAFAASVAHHVDVGGGSPGLNADATELYQEGLRLPLARFSVSRDWNGGFVERIIRANVRVPELVLGDLNAQFAANRTAAKRLGELMDRYGIEDSLAAMDALKDYSERRTRDAIASMPDGEYTAVETLDTSPWGGDTANVVVRVVVAFDHIHLDFTGTDGQIRGNVNCPLASTISAAQSAIRCMLGGEDIPFNEGSNRPLTLDVPYGSVLNPRPPAAVRARLTPASRVFNAIVRALGDPLPERSVATGFDTTTAFAMSHLASETGDYQVVLEILGGGWGACADHEGADALDNPISNCANAPVEALETDYTHLRIVEYAMADGTEGAGRHDGGRGIRRVYEAQCDGVAVSGYADRHRHPAAGLHGGGPGGTGQFMIHRVGGATEELPCVFKAVLDKGDRIAVVTGGGGGYGDQLADGDQGKE